One Chitinophagaceae bacterium C216 genomic window carries:
- the valS gene encoding Valine--tRNA ligase, whose product MQLSKNFEPAQVEQFWTKRWKEQRYFESKPDNRKPFTVVIPPPNVTGVLHMGHTLNETVQDILVRRARMSGYNACWVPGSDHASIATEAKVVQMLREKGIEKSSLTREEFLKYAFEWKEKYGGIIYSQIERLGCSVDWNRVTFTMDDDYYKAVIKVFVDLYRKGLIYRGARMINWDPVAKTALSDEEVEYREVQSKLYYVQYKLDGQDGYITIATTRPETILGDTAICVNPNDERYQHLKGAYAFVPLINRRIPIIFDEYVDMEFGTGALKITPAHDINDYNIGLKHNLEVIDTLNDDGTLSEAAQMYVGEDRFEVRKKIAVDLEVAGNLVKVEDITNKNGFSQRSNAVVEPKISTQWFLKMKELAEPALKAVVDGDISIHPGDRFLATYKHWLENVKDWCISRQLWWGQQIPAWYTPDGTCVVGETKEDAFKTLPADSKWSIDDLKQDDDVLDTWFSSWLWPIQVFKGITTPDNEELKYYYPTSVLVTGQDIIFFWVARMVMAGLEYQKEIPFRDVYFTGMVRDKLGRKMSKSLGNSPDLLELIDKYGADAVRFGIMISSPAGNDLLFDEASLEQGRNFNNKIWNALKLVKMWEEKQNTASDNQANDHFAVQWFEQRLNKVKEEVAQLHNRFKLSEGLKTIYSLIWDDFCSWYLEWVKPGFEQQIDAAVYQKTVYFFEQLLQLLHPYMPFITEEVYHLLKEQDDDLSIKQFEPIAPADENIIQQGELLKQLISGVRDARVKNNIKNKETVGLYIQTDNQAMYQPLFPILLKQVNADKISFTDKPVEKSISVLVDKDKLYVETYVELDTAAQKQQLEKDLAYYEGFLAMVEKKLSNEKFVQNAKPEVVEMERKKKADAEQKILAIKEALAAL is encoded by the coding sequence ATGCAATTATCGAAAAATTTTGAACCCGCTCAGGTAGAACAGTTTTGGACAAAACGTTGGAAAGAACAAAGGTATTTTGAGAGCAAACCCGATAACCGTAAGCCTTTTACGGTTGTTATTCCACCACCCAACGTTACAGGTGTGCTGCACATGGGACACACCCTTAACGAGACCGTGCAGGACATATTGGTGCGTCGTGCCCGTATGAGCGGATATAATGCCTGCTGGGTACCCGGTAGCGACCATGCCTCCATTGCTACTGAGGCCAAAGTGGTGCAAATGCTGCGTGAAAAAGGTATTGAAAAAAGCTCCCTTACTCGCGAGGAGTTTTTAAAATATGCTTTTGAGTGGAAAGAAAAATATGGAGGTATCATCTATAGTCAGATTGAAAGATTGGGGTGTAGTGTGGACTGGAATCGGGTTACATTCACTATGGATGATGATTATTATAAAGCGGTAATTAAGGTGTTTGTAGATCTGTATAGAAAAGGGTTGATTTACCGCGGCGCCAGAATGATTAACTGGGACCCAGTTGCTAAAACAGCACTGAGTGATGAGGAAGTAGAATATCGCGAAGTACAGAGTAAATTGTACTATGTACAATATAAGTTAGATGGGCAGGATGGCTACATTACTATTGCTACTACCAGGCCGGAGACCATTTTAGGTGATACCGCTATTTGTGTAAACCCTAATGATGAGCGTTATCAACACCTGAAAGGTGCTTATGCATTTGTTCCACTAATTAACCGTCGCATACCGATCATTTTTGACGAGTATGTGGATATGGAGTTTGGAACAGGTGCCTTAAAGATTACGCCTGCGCATGACATCAACGATTACAATATCGGTTTGAAACACAACCTGGAGGTTATAGATACTTTGAATGATGACGGTACGCTGAGCGAAGCTGCCCAAATGTATGTGGGTGAAGACCGTTTCGAAGTGCGTAAGAAAATTGCTGTGGATTTGGAGGTTGCCGGTAATCTTGTAAAAGTAGAAGATATTACCAATAAAAACGGATTCTCTCAGAGAAGCAATGCCGTAGTGGAGCCGAAGATATCCACTCAGTGGTTTTTGAAGATGAAGGAACTGGCAGAGCCGGCTTTGAAAGCTGTGGTAGATGGTGATATCAGTATTCATCCCGGAGACAGATTCTTAGCTACTTATAAGCATTGGCTGGAAAATGTAAAAGACTGGTGTATCAGCCGCCAGCTATGGTGGGGACAGCAGATACCTGCATGGTACACTCCCGATGGTACCTGTGTTGTAGGCGAAACTAAAGAAGATGCTTTTAAAACATTGCCGGCTGATAGCAAATGGTCCATCGATGATCTGAAGCAAGATGATGATGTGCTGGACACTTGGTTTTCTTCATGGCTTTGGCCAATTCAGGTGTTTAAAGGCATTACTACTCCCGACAATGAGGAACTGAAATATTATTATCCCACATCCGTACTGGTAACCGGGCAGGATATTATCTTCTTCTGGGTAGCACGTATGGTAATGGCAGGATTGGAATATCAGAAGGAAATTCCCTTCAGGGATGTATATTTTACCGGCATGGTACGGGATAAGCTGGGCAGAAAAATGTCCAAATCCTTAGGTAACTCGCCGGACTTATTAGAGCTGATTGATAAATACGGTGCCGATGCTGTGCGTTTTGGCATTATGATTTCATCTCCTGCAGGTAATGATTTGCTATTTGATGAAGCATCATTGGAGCAGGGGCGTAACTTCAATAATAAAATATGGAATGCGCTCAAGCTTGTGAAAATGTGGGAGGAGAAACAGAATACGGCGAGTGATAACCAAGCTAATGATCATTTTGCCGTACAGTGGTTCGAGCAGCGTTTAAACAAAGTAAAAGAAGAAGTAGCGCAACTACACAATCGCTTTAAACTGAGCGAAGGTTTAAAAACTATTTACTCGCTGATTTGGGATGATTTCTGTAGTTGGTATCTGGAATGGGTTAAACCCGGATTTGAGCAGCAAATAGATGCGGCTGTTTATCAAAAAACTGTTTATTTCTTTGAGCAATTACTGCAATTGCTACACCCTTATATGCCATTCATTACGGAAGAAGTATATCATTTATTAAAAGAGCAGGATGATGATCTTTCTATAAAACAGTTTGAGCCAATTGCTCCTGCAGACGAAAACATCATTCAGCAAGGAGAACTGTTGAAACAGCTGATTAGTGGCGTACGGGATGCAAGAGTTAAGAATAATATTAAAAATAAAGAAACGGTAGGATTATATATTCAGACAGATAACCAGGCGATGTACCAACCGCTGTTCCCTATTTTATTGAAACAAGTGAATGCGGATAAAATTAGCTTTACGGATAAACCGGTGGAGAAGTCTATTAGTGTGTTGGTGGATAAGGACAAACTGTATGTCGAAACCTATGTAGAACTGGATACTGCAGCCCAAAAGCAACAGCTGGAAAAGGATCTAGCTTATTATGAAGGCTTTCTGGCAATGGTGGAGAAGAAACTAAGTAATGAAAAATTCGTTCAAAATGCAAAGCCGGAGGTGGTGGAAATGGAACGCAAGAAAAAAGCCGATGCCGAGCAAAAAATCCTTGCTATTAAGGAAGCGTTAGCAGCATTATAA
- the thrB gene encoding Homoserine kinase: MSIKIKSPGTVANLVCGFDILGLALDKPYDIMEFELIDTPGVVIENRDDFNLPTDPENNVAGVVLLAALEKAGINKGIKVVIEKHIKPGSGLGSSAASAAGAAVGANKLLGNIFSRDELVQLAMIGEKLATGVKHADNITPCILGGITLIRSIHPLDIVPLASPDLYVTVVHPQIEVRTSDARQILRKQVYLKDAIKQWGNIAGLVAGFMSNDKDLIGRSMEDVIIEPVRSILIPAFDEVKQKCKEAGALGGGISGSGPSIFMLSDAEATAQKVGEIMKSVYDGLGIENYVYVTTINKNGVEEIA; the protein is encoded by the coding sequence ATGAGTATTAAGATAAAATCTCCCGGAACAGTAGCCAACCTGGTATGTGGATTTGATATCCTAGGATTGGCTCTCGATAAGCCTTACGACATTATGGAGTTTGAGCTTATTGATACACCGGGTGTAGTGATTGAAAACAGAGACGATTTTAATTTACCTACCGATCCTGAGAATAACGTAGCTGGGGTGGTATTGTTGGCTGCTTTGGAAAAGGCAGGTATTAATAAAGGAATAAAGGTTGTCATAGAAAAACACATAAAGCCCGGTAGTGGATTGGGATCTAGTGCGGCTAGTGCAGCCGGTGCTGCAGTAGGAGCAAATAAATTACTGGGCAACATTTTTTCGCGTGATGAGCTGGTACAGCTAGCCATGATTGGTGAAAAACTGGCTACCGGCGTAAAGCATGCTGATAATATTACTCCTTGTATCTTGGGTGGAATTACGCTAATTCGCTCTATTCATCCGCTAGATATTGTGCCATTGGCAAGTCCTGATTTGTATGTAACGGTAGTGCATCCACAGATAGAAGTGCGGACATCCGATGCCCGTCAGATTTTGCGGAAACAGGTTTACCTGAAGGATGCTATTAAGCAATGGGGAAATATTGCTGGGCTGGTAGCCGGTTTTATGAGTAACGATAAGGATTTAATCGGTCGTTCGATGGAGGATGTAATTATAGAACCGGTGCGTAGTATTCTAATCCCCGCATTTGATGAAGTAAAACAAAAGTGTAAAGAAGCAGGTGCTCTGGGGGGAGGTATCTCCGGTTCGGGGCCGTCTATATTTATGTTAAGCGATGCAGAAGCTACAGCACAAAAGGTAGGAGAGATCATGAAAAGTGTGTACGATGGACTCGGTATTGAAAACTATGTGTATGTGACCACCATTAACAAAAACGGTGTAGAAGAAATTGCTTAA
- the ribBA gene encoding Riboflavin biosynthesis protein RibBA encodes MFNSIEEAIEDIKHGKMVIVVDDEDRENEGDFIAAAASITPEMVNFMATHGRGLICAPLPEERCDELGLDLMVTNNTALHETAFTVSVDLLGHGCTTGISAHDRAKTIQALNDINTRPADLGRPGHIFPLRSKRGGVLRRVGHTEAATDLVRLAGYPYPYGSVLVEIMNEDGSMARLPDLIKVAEKFNLKLISIKDLIEYRLKRDSLIEEIVRVKMPTKYGDFTLVAFKEKNGGNEHLALIKGEWEKGDPVLTRVHSSCFTGDILGSLRCDCGDQLHTAMKMVQQEGKGIILYMNQEGRGIGLLNKLKAYKLQEEGMDTVEANLHLGFKMDERDYGVGAQILRYLNATKLRLMSNNPRKRVGLIGYGLEIVENVPIIIPPNEHNQKYLSTKRKKLGHDF; translated from the coding sequence ATGTTCAACTCGATTGAAGAAGCTATTGAAGATATCAAGCACGGTAAAATGGTGATTGTGGTGGATGATGAAGACCGTGAAAATGAGGGAGATTTCATTGCTGCTGCAGCTTCCATCACTCCGGAAATGGTAAACTTCATGGCTACCCACGGACGTGGGCTTATTTGTGCTCCACTGCCGGAGGAACGTTGCGATGAGCTGGGGCTGGATTTGATGGTTACTAATAATACAGCCCTCCATGAAACAGCCTTTACGGTATCGGTAGACCTCTTGGGACATGGTTGTACCACCGGTATTTCTGCACATGACCGTGCTAAAACGATACAGGCTTTAAATGATATTAATACCCGTCCGGCTGATTTAGGTCGTCCGGGACACATATTCCCTTTACGTTCTAAAAGAGGTGGTGTACTACGTCGCGTAGGCCACACAGAAGCCGCCACAGACTTAGTAAGGCTGGCAGGGTACCCTTATCCTTATGGAAGTGTGTTGGTGGAGATTATGAACGAAGATGGAAGCATGGCGCGCCTGCCGGACCTGATTAAAGTAGCAGAAAAATTTAACCTTAAACTAATTTCCATAAAAGATTTGATAGAATATCGCTTGAAGAGAGATTCCCTTATCGAAGAAATTGTACGCGTAAAGATGCCCACTAAATACGGAGATTTTACGTTAGTGGCTTTTAAAGAAAAAAATGGTGGCAACGAGCATCTCGCCTTAATAAAAGGCGAGTGGGAAAAAGGAGACCCGGTACTAACCCGTGTGCACTCTTCTTGCTTCACCGGAGACATTTTAGGCAGCCTACGTTGCGATTGTGGCGACCAGTTGCACACTGCCATGAAGATGGTTCAGCAAGAAGGTAAAGGTATTATCCTATATATGAACCAAGAAGGTCGCGGTATCGGGCTATTGAACAAACTGAAAGCCTATAAACTGCAGGAGGAAGGCATGGATACAGTAGAAGCTAATCTGCATCTGGGCTTCAAGATGGACGAACGCGATTATGGTGTAGGTGCACAGATACTGCGTTACCTGAACGCTACCAAACTCCGCCTGATGAGTAATAACCCTCGCAAAAGAGTGGGGTTGATTGGCTACGGACTGGAGATTGTAGAGAATGTTCCCATTATCATCCCGCCCAATGAGCATAACCAAAAGTACCTAAGTACCAAGCGGAAAAAATTGGGGCACGATTTCTAG
- the frdB gene encoding Fumarate reductase iron-sulfur subunit, which translates to MEHYTMNLTLKVWKQKDANSKGGFETYHVKNISSEMSFLEMFDVLNEQLVKEGKEPIAFDHDCREGICGMCSMYINGRPHGPWHGTTTCQLHMRAFKDGDTIVVEPWRANAFPVVKDLIVDRSAFDRIIQAGGYISVNTGVTVDGNVIPIPKENADKAFAAATCIGCGACVAACKNASAMLFVSAKISHLALLPQGDPEREMRALNMVAQMDKEGFGACTNTRACEAVCPKEIKITNIGRLNREYLRAAVNVDEKMD; encoded by the coding sequence ATGGAACATTATACTATGAACCTCACCTTGAAGGTGTGGAAACAAAAGGATGCAAATAGCAAGGGTGGTTTTGAAACCTATCATGTAAAAAATATTTCCTCGGAAATGTCTTTCTTGGAAATGTTTGATGTGCTGAATGAGCAGTTGGTGAAAGAGGGTAAAGAGCCTATTGCATTTGACCACGACTGTCGGGAAGGGATTTGTGGTATGTGCTCCATGTATATCAATGGACGCCCGCATGGTCCCTGGCACGGTACTACTACCTGTCAGCTGCATATGCGTGCTTTCAAAGATGGCGATACTATTGTAGTAGAGCCCTGGCGTGCGAATGCATTTCCTGTAGTAAAGGATTTGATTGTGGACAGATCAGCCTTTGATCGTATCATACAGGCAGGAGGTTATATATCGGTAAATACCGGAGTTACGGTAGATGGGAATGTGATTCCTATACCGAAAGAAAATGCAGATAAGGCTTTCGCTGCAGCTACCTGTATCGGTTGTGGCGCTTGCGTAGCAGCATGTAAAAACGCTTCGGCCATGCTGTTTGTATCGGCGAAAATCTCTCACCTGGCATTGCTGCCTCAAGGTGACCCCGAAAGAGAAATGCGTGCATTAAACATGGTGGCACAAATGGATAAGGAAGGATTCGGTGCTTGTACCAATACCAGAGCTTGCGAAGCCGTATGTCCGAAAGAAATCAAGATTACCAATATCGGAAGATTGAATAGAGAATATTTACGTGCTGCTGTGAATGTAGATGAAAAGATGGATTAA
- the thrC gene encoding Threonine synthase: protein MNYYSLNQQSPIVSFKDAAIQGQAPDKGLYFPEKLPRVNETLIKNIESIADVNIAFEVMKPYVAGSIDDENLYRIVKETISFPIPLNNINDQIASLELFHGPTLAFKDVGARFMSRCLGYFLRNEDREVTVLVATSGDTGGAVANGFYNVENVNVVILYPKGRVSPVQEKQLTTLGNNITALEVDGSFDDCQRMVKQAFADKEINEQKFLTSANSINVARWLPQQIYYFLAYKQWKEKSISPVVCVPSGNFGNICAGMLAKVTGLPLGHFIAACNVNDIVSHYLQTQELVPKQTTPTLSNAMDVGNPSNFIRIIELYNKQFPELKNNLSAYTITDAETLATIKIVAEKYQYTLEPHGAVAYLALERYLENHSTERGFILETAHPVKFPDAVKEATGKDVEVPAVLEEMMHRPKKSILMKPEFEALKSWLLEERK, encoded by the coding sequence ATGAATTATTATAGCCTGAATCAGCAATCACCGATTGTTTCGTTTAAAGATGCTGCCATACAAGGACAAGCTCCGGATAAAGGATTGTATTTTCCTGAGAAACTCCCTAGAGTTAATGAGACATTGATCAAAAACATCGAAAGCATTGCAGATGTTAATATTGCATTTGAAGTAATGAAGCCCTATGTGGCAGGTTCCATCGATGATGAAAATCTTTACAGAATTGTAAAAGAAACCATCAGTTTTCCCATCCCTTTAAATAACATCAACGACCAAATTGCTTCGTTGGAGTTATTTCATGGGCCTACACTTGCTTTTAAAGATGTAGGTGCCCGTTTTATGAGTCGTTGTTTGGGATATTTTTTAAGAAATGAGGATCGCGAAGTAACAGTACTGGTAGCTACCTCCGGTGATACCGGCGGTGCCGTGGCTAATGGCTTTTATAATGTGGAGAATGTGAATGTGGTGATATTGTATCCCAAAGGCCGTGTGAGCCCTGTCCAGGAAAAGCAACTCACTACACTGGGTAATAATATTACGGCACTGGAAGTAGATGGCAGCTTTGATGATTGTCAGCGCATGGTGAAGCAGGCTTTTGCCGATAAGGAAATCAATGAGCAAAAGTTTCTTACTTCGGCCAATTCTATAAATGTAGCTCGTTGGTTACCGCAACAGATTTATTATTTCTTAGCGTATAAGCAGTGGAAAGAAAAATCTATTTCGCCTGTGGTTTGTGTGCCTAGTGGTAACTTTGGAAATATCTGCGCGGGGATGCTGGCTAAAGTAACGGGATTACCTTTGGGGCACTTCATCGCGGCCTGTAATGTCAATGATATCGTATCGCACTACTTGCAGACACAAGAGCTGGTGCCTAAGCAAACTACGCCTACTTTATCCAACGCCATGGATGTAGGCAATCCAAGCAATTTTATAAGAATTATCGAGCTCTATAATAAACAATTTCCCGAACTCAAGAACAACTTATCTGCATATACTATCACAGATGCGGAGACACTAGCTACTATCAAAATAGTGGCTGAAAAGTATCAATATACATTAGAGCCGCATGGTGCAGTAGCATATCTCGCATTGGAACGCTATCTTGAGAACCATTCTACAGAAAGAGGCTTTATACTGGAAACAGCCCATCCGGTAAAATTCCCCGATGCTGTAAAGGAGGCTACCGGAAAAGATGTTGAGGTGCCTGCCGTTTTAGAAGAGATGATGCATCGTCCTAAAAAATCAATATTGATGAAGCCTGAATTTGAAGCATTGAAATCTTGGCTACTCGAAGAAAGAAAATAA
- the pafB gene encoding Protein PafB — protein MSTSDAKRFDRLTSILIQLQSKRVVKAADIAERFQVSLRTVYRDIKALEQAGIPIYGEASKGYSIMEGYRLPPVMFSEEEAFSLLTAEKMMDRFADASSAKQFKAAMYKIRAVLRYKEKDRLEAVENSIKVLPNDYIPKTKDDLYIQRLLKTIADKQVIKIGYTKADAETYTNRTLEPIGIYYHGNYWYLVAFCRLRNDYRTFRTDRISYLNVTDEVFHASHPTLDSFINKLKKEKELEKVVIEVDTSILKYLGDQKYYLGFLNQEINGDITRMTYLTSSLENFARYFMMIGEFATIVEPQSLKDILVRNLKNIEKRLQCS, from the coding sequence ATGAGCACCTCCGATGCCAAAAGGTTTGACCGTCTGACTTCGATTCTGATACAACTTCAATCGAAACGGGTGGTAAAAGCCGCCGATATAGCCGAGCGCTTTCAAGTGAGCTTGCGCACAGTGTATCGAGATATTAAAGCCCTTGAACAAGCAGGAATACCCATTTACGGAGAAGCTAGCAAAGGCTACTCGATAATGGAAGGCTACCGCCTGCCTCCGGTAATGTTTAGCGAAGAAGAAGCTTTTTCGCTGCTTACCGCCGAGAAAATGATGGACCGATTTGCCGATGCATCGTCCGCGAAACAATTTAAAGCTGCTATGTATAAAATAAGAGCAGTATTGCGGTACAAAGAAAAAGATCGTCTCGAAGCGGTAGAAAACAGTATTAAAGTGCTACCCAACGATTATATTCCTAAAACCAAGGACGATCTGTATATACAGCGGTTGCTAAAAACTATTGCCGACAAACAAGTAATTAAAATAGGCTATACCAAGGCTGATGCAGAAACCTATACCAATAGGACATTGGAGCCCATAGGCATTTATTATCACGGTAATTACTGGTATCTGGTGGCTTTTTGCAGACTGCGCAACGATTATCGCACTTTCCGAACCGACCGCATCAGCTATCTGAATGTAACCGATGAGGTATTTCATGCCTCCCATCCCACACTAGATAGTTTTATCAACAAACTCAAAAAGGAAAAAGAACTGGAGAAAGTAGTGATTGAAGTGGATACATCAATTCTGAAATATCTGGGGGATCAGAAATATTATTTGGGTTTCCTAAATCAGGAGATTAATGGTGATATTACACGGATGACTTATCTTACCAGCTCCTTAGAAAATTTTGCCCGATATTTTATGATGATAGGCGAATTTGCCACCATTGTAGAGCCACAAAGCTTAAAAGATATATTAGTGAGAAATTTAAAAAATATAGAAAAAAGATTACAATGCTCTTAA
- the frdA gene encoding Fumarate reductase flavoprotein subunit, with protein MKLDSKIPAGKLEEKWSNYKSHCKLVNPANKRKLEVIVVGTGLAGASAAASLGEQGYRVKAFCFQDSPRRAHSIAAQGGINAAKNYQNDGDSVFRLFYDTIKGGDYRAREANVHRLAEVSVNIIDQCVAQGVPFAREYGGLLNNRSFGGVQVKRTFYAAGQTGQQLLLGAYQALQRQVALGNVQMYSRHEMLDVVIIDGKARGIIARNLVTGQLERFFGHAVVLATGGYGNVFYLSTNAMGSNVTAAWRAHKRGAFFANPCFTQIHPTCIPVSGDHQSKLTLMSESLRNDGRIWVPKNPNDTRKPNDIPEEERDYYLERRYPAFGNLVPRDVASRAAKERCDAGYGVGTTKQAVYLDFRYNLINKYGRAEANKRGIQNPDEETLVRLGKEVVKEEYGNLFDMYEKITGENPYEVPMRIYPAVHYTMGGLWVDYELMTTVQGLYAIGECNFSDHGANRLGASALMQGLADGYFVLPYTLGNYLANEISVKPIPTTDKAFIEAEAAVNERIQRLMNVKGTQSVESFHKRLGKIMWDKCGMARNEQGLQEAIREIRQLREEFWKHVRIPGGIYEMNPELDKANRVSDFLELAELMCIDALNRRESCGGHFREESQTEDGEALRHDDEFMYVAAWQYISESNWELHKEDLVYEVIKPSQRNYK; from the coding sequence ATGAAGCTTGATTCTAAAATACCGGCGGGCAAGCTGGAAGAAAAATGGAGCAATTACAAAAGCCATTGTAAGTTAGTGAACCCGGCCAATAAAAGAAAGCTGGAAGTAATTGTTGTGGGTACAGGTTTGGCAGGTGCTTCTGCAGCAGCCAGCTTGGGTGAGCAGGGGTATCGTGTGAAGGCTTTCTGTTTTCAGGATTCTCCTCGTCGCGCGCACTCGATTGCGGCGCAGGGTGGTATCAACGCCGCCAAAAATTATCAGAATGATGGAGATTCTGTTTTCCGTCTGTTCTACGATACTATCAAAGGAGGCGATTACCGTGCGCGTGAGGCCAACGTACATCGTCTGGCCGAAGTGAGCGTGAATATTATCGACCAATGCGTGGCGCAAGGGGTACCTTTTGCACGCGAATATGGTGGATTGTTGAACAACCGCTCTTTCGGTGGTGTACAAGTAAAAAGAACTTTTTATGCTGCGGGACAAACAGGTCAGCAGTTGTTATTAGGTGCCTACCAGGCCTTACAACGTCAGGTGGCATTGGGCAATGTGCAGATGTATAGCCGACACGAAATGCTGGATGTGGTGATCATCGATGGTAAAGCCCGCGGTATCATAGCTCGTAATCTGGTAACCGGACAACTTGAAAGATTCTTTGGCCATGCTGTAGTACTGGCTACAGGTGGATATGGTAACGTATTTTACCTGTCTACCAACGCCATGGGAAGTAACGTAACTGCTGCATGGAGAGCACATAAAAGAGGTGCTTTCTTTGCCAATCCTTGTTTCACTCAAATACACCCAACTTGTATTCCGGTTTCAGGAGATCATCAAAGTAAACTGACTTTGATGTCTGAATCGCTTAGAAACGACGGACGCATCTGGGTTCCAAAAAATCCCAATGATACCCGTAAGCCTAATGATATTCCGGAAGAAGAAAGAGATTACTATCTGGAAAGAAGATATCCAGCGTTCGGAAACTTAGTACCTCGCGATGTGGCCAGCCGTGCAGCGAAAGAACGTTGTGACGCCGGTTACGGAGTAGGTACCACCAAGCAGGCTGTATATCTTGATTTTAGATACAATCTCATCAATAAATACGGCCGTGCCGAAGCTAATAAGCGTGGTATTCAAAATCCCGATGAAGAAACTTTGGTGCGTTTGGGTAAAGAAGTGGTGAAAGAGGAGTACGGTAACCTTTTTGATATGTATGAAAAGATTACCGGCGAAAATCCTTACGAAGTACCTATGCGTATTTATCCTGCCGTTCACTATACCATGGGAGGTCTTTGGGTGGATTATGAGCTGATGACTACGGTGCAGGGCTTATACGCAATTGGTGAGTGTAACTTTAGTGATCACGGAGCCAACCGTCTGGGAGCATCCGCATTAATGCAGGGCTTAGCTGATGGGTACTTTGTGTTACCATATACTTTGGGTAACTATCTGGCTAATGAAATTTCCGTGAAGCCCATTCCTACTACTGATAAGGCTTTTATTGAAGCCGAAGCTGCCGTGAACGAGCGTATCCAGCGCCTGATGAATGTGAAGGGTACTCAGTCTGTAGAAAGCTTCCACAAACGTCTGGGTAAAATTATGTGGGATAAGTGCGGCATGGCACGTAATGAGCAAGGACTACAAGAAGCAATCCGGGAAATAAGACAACTGAGAGAAGAGTTTTGGAAACATGTGCGCATTCCGGGAGGCATCTATGAAATGAATCCGGAGCTGGACAAAGCTAATCGGGTATCGGACTTTTTGGAACTGGCAGAACTGATGTGTATTGATGCATTAAACCGTAGAGAAAGCTGTGGTGGTCACTTCCGTGAAGAAAGCCAGACCGAGGACGGGGAAGCTTTGAGACATGATGACGAATTCATGTATGTAGCTGCATGGCAATATATCAGCGAAAGCAATTGGGAGCTTCATAAAGAAGACCTAGTGTACGAAGTGATTAAGCCTAGCCAGCGTAATTATAAATAG